CAAAGAACGGTTCGGCCCGCTCGCGTTCGTCATCACGGGCGTCCAGCAGGCGGCGACGTTCGACCCGCTCGACGTGGCGATCGAGGCGGTCGCCGACGGCGAGACGTGGTCGTGGTCGGGCGAAGCGCTCTGCGTGCTGGTGGGGAACTCCCGGCGGTTCACCAACCGCATCGGCCAGGCGAACGTTGAGGATGGGCTGTTCGACGTCACCGTGATCGAGGAAATGCCACAGAGCGACCGCGTCACGGAGGCGATCGCCCAGCAGCTCCTCGGCCGAGACACCGAACACGTCGATCGGCTCTTCGCCCGACGACTCCAGATCGTGGGCTGCGACCGCTCGATCGACTTCAGTCTCGACGGCGAGATCAGCACCCACGACGAACTCGACCTCCAGGTCCGGCCAGGCGCGCTCTCGATGGCCGTCGGTCCGGAGTACGACCCCGATCCGACCGACTGAACGCCGTGTGAGGGATCTGTCCGAAAAAGTGTCAGTTTAGTCTCGTGTGTGGCGTCGTTACGATGCCATCCGTCGGCAGGACTCGACGCAGTCACGGAGAACGTCCGCGCAGGCCTGGCAGTGGTCGTGATCGTGACTCTCGCACTCGTCGGCACAGGCCTCACAGACGTCCGCGCAGGTCGCGGCCAGATCCTCGCTGTACGCCGAATCACGCGCCATCAGTCGTGCATGGAGCGACGCGATGTCCGCGACGTCTCGACAGAGTCTGATACACTCCGCCATCTCCTCGCCGTGACTCGCACACTCGTCGGCACACCACTCACAGACCTGTGCGGATTCGAGGCAGTTGTCGAGACACTCGCGCGCGTCGTCGTCGAGGTGGTCGATCTCTTGGAGCGCCATTGCAGGCTTTTCTTCGGGAGGACGGCTTTCGTCCGTTGTGGCTAACGAACCGAAGTCGATGATCTGATGTGAGGGGGTCTGTCGCTGGTCATCCCCCTCGCCCCCGGCGGTTTGGTCTCGAAGGCAGAATCCACGTAACTTCGGAGGCCCTACCGCACACATGGCTATCGTCGACGGTCTCGTCGAGGCGGGACGGTTCGTCGCCGAGATGACGTGGAAGACGTGGTGGGCGCTCGTGCTCGGCTTCACGATCGCGGGTGCGGTCCAGGCGTTCGTGACCGAGGAGCGAATGACCGATCTCCTCGGCGGGCGGGGCCTGCGCGCGCTCGGCCTCGGCTCGTTTTTCGGCTTCCTCTCGTCGAGCTGTTCGTTCGGCGCGGTCGCCACCACGAAATCGATCTTCAAGAAAGGAGCCTCGCCGGAGGCTTCCTTCGGGGCCTTCCAGTTCGCGAGTACGAACCTCGTGATCGAGATCGGGCTCGTGATGTGGATCCTCTTGGGCTGGCAGTTCGTCGCCGCCGACGTGTTCGGCGGCATTCTGATGATCCTGTTGCTCGCGGGGATCACGAAGTACGTCGTCCCCGACGAGTGGTTCGCGGCCGCGCGCGAGAACCTCGGCGACGAGGGAGCCCGCGATCCGGTCTGTGGGATGGAGGTCGATCCCGAGGAAGAGGACACCTACTCGGTCGAGACCGACGACGGAACCGAGTACTTCTGCTCACAGTCGTGCAAGGAGACCTATCGGAATCGCGACACCGACGACACGTGGCGGGACAAGCTCTTGACCAGGGAGGGCTGGAAGAACGCCTTCCGGAACGCGATCGGCGAGTGGGACATGCTCTGGAAGGACATCGCGGCGGGCTTTGTGGTCGCGGCGCTGATCGCGGCGTTCGTCCCGGAGTCGTTCTGGACTGGCCTGTTCTCGCTCGCGCCCGAGGGCACGTTCGCGTGGGTAGCGCTGGGCAGCGTGATCGGTGTCGCCGTCGGCGTGCTGACGTTCGTCTGCTCGGTGGCGAACATTCCCTTCGCGGTGGTGCTCTGGAACGCCGGGATCCCCTTCGGCGGTGTGATGAGTTTCATCTTCGCCGACCTGATCGTCCCCCATATCGTGAACATGTACCGGAAGTACTACGGCGCGCGCCTCGCCGCCGTGCTGTTCGTTTCGATCTTCACGCTCGCGGCGGTCTCGGGGGTCGTGATCCACTACACGTGGGCCACCGTGGGGCTGATCCCGCAGCCAGGCAGCGCCGGTGGGACGGCCCCGAGCGGGTACGCCACGATCTTGAACGTCGTCTTCTCCGCCGTGTTCCTCGCGGAGATCTACGTCACCTTCTTCGAGTCGAGCGGCGGCGACGAGGGGACGATGGCACACGCGGACTGAAGGCTGCTTCGGGAGATTCAGTCCGCCGCACCCTCGCGGAGCGATTCGTAGCGCTCGGTGAACTGCGACTCACACGACGGACAGCAGAAGTGGTACAGCTCGTCGTCGAGTCGCGCCGTCGTCCCCTCCTCGTCGACGGTGTTGTCACATTCGACGCATTCGGGCGCGAACACTGCGTCGCCGATCCGTGGCGTCCACGACGTGCTCGACAGCGGCCGGACGTCGTACTCTCGTACTGTGTCGAGGTCGATCGTCTCGACGAGGAGGTCGCGAACGTCACGGCCGTCGAGCGTGGCGTCGAAGACGATCCGTGCGTCGGCGGTGGTAAAGACGTGCTCGACCGGCGTCGCGGCCTCGATAGCCGCCCGGACGTCGTCGAGCGTCGCGGGCCGAACGCGTAGCTCGACGAGGACGTGGCGTCCGGCGTCGAGCAGCGATCGATCGAGGTCGAGCGTGAACCCGCGGATGACGCCGAGCTCGCGGAGCCGGTCGACCCGATCGGAGACCGCCGGTGGCGAGAGATCGACTCGGTCGGCGATCTCGCGGTAGGGCCGACGGGCGTCGTCGGTGAGAAGGTCGAGGATCTCGCGGTCGGTGTCGTCGAGGCCGCGCATACCGTCCGCAGGCCCGGCGCGGCAAAGGCCCTTCCGGCGTTCGGCACGTCAGCTACCCACGAGTGACAGTAAGCAAGCGGAAGCCTCACCGACTTCCGTCGTGGGTCCGAGCGCCACTGGCGGCTACATGGCTGGGTCTCAACCGTCTTCAAGCTCCTCGGCGGCCCGAAGCAACATCCCGCGCCACGTCAACCCGTGGTCGTTCTTCACACGTGAGAGGCGTTCGTACTCCGATTCGTCCGGCACTTCGATGTTGATATACTTCGACACGTTTTCTATGGGAAACCATAGGTTTATCTTAGTTCCGGTCGTGACTGCATCCCGTGAGACGGACCAACACGTTCGAAGTGGTTCCGATGTCCGAGACGGACGAGGAGTTACTTCGCCGCGTGATGGATGCGACCGCTTCGCTGTGGAACGAACTCACCTACGAACGCCGCCAACAACTCTTCGACGGCGAAACGGTGTGGGAGACCGAAGACTATCGCAAGCGATACATCGGTGTTCTCGGCTCCGCATCGGCACAGCAAGCCATTCGAAAGAACGACCAAGCGTGGAAAGGCTTCTTCGATTCGGACGAACCCGACAAAGGCTTGCCCGGCTACTGGGGCAACGAGGACGAAGGGCGTGAACTCCGCTGGTACGGTCGAAACGATCAATACACGATTCAGTGGGGCGACCGCTCGCGTCTCGAAATCCCAGTCGGCAAAGATCTCAAGGACGAGTATGGTCTGTCCGGGCGGCTCCGCTTGGAAGTGCGCGGCGAACCACGGTGGGACGGCAAGCAGTGCCAGTTAGAGATACAGTACGACGAGCAACGCGGCCAGTTCAGGGCCTATCAGCCGGTCGAGGTAGCGGATCTTCACCCTCGACTCGGAACACCAGTAGCCGACGAATCGGCTGCTCTGGACATCGGCGCGAACAATCTCGTCGCCTGTACGACCACAACTGGCGAGCAGTACCTGTACGCCGCACGCGACCAATTCGAGCGGTTTCGTTCGACCACTCAAGAGATTGCACGCCTGCAATCGAAGCTCCGCGACGGAAGGTACACGTCGAAGCGCATCCGGCGACTGTACCGGCAGCGGACCATGAGACGCGACCATATGCAGGACGCACTTGCGCGAGACCTCATGCAACGGTTGCACGAACAGGGCGTTTCGACGGTGTATGTTGGTGCGCTCACCGACATCCTCGAAACGCACTGGTCGGTAGAGTCGAACGCCAAGACGCACAACTTCTGGGCGTTCGGAGCGTTCATCGACCGACTTGAAACTACCGCCGAGGAGTTCGGCATCGGAGTAGTCGAACGTTCCGAAGCGTGGACTTCCCAAGAGTGTCCGCAGTGTGGTGCGACGGAACGGACTACACGCCACCGCGACACGCTCACTTGCGAATGCGGCTTCGAGGGACACGCAGATTTGGTCGCGTCAAAAACGTTCCTTCAGCGACAGACGACGGTAGCAAGGCCGATGGCACGGCCCGTGCGATACGAGTGGAACGACCACGAATGGTCGGGGATGTCACACCCTCACGAAAGTTCCAAAGTAGCGCGCACAAACCCGCAAGTTGCCCCCGTGGGGGAGGGCGCTAATGCCCGACGAGACCCCACCGGAGGAATCCCACGACTTTAGTCGTGTGGTGGATGTCAAGCGGGAGCAGGTTCATCGTTTCGAGCACCAGGCTGTCGTGGGAGTCGAACGTGTCCTCGTTCGCCTCGTCGATGAGGTCGCCGAAGTTCACCTCGCCGTCCGCTAGGAGAACGGTCGTTTCACCCAGTTGATCGACGACGGCCTCGCGTGACACCGGATACTCTAACTCAGCGGGAACGGGTGCGATCCGTCCGAGTTTCACCGCTTGAGACATGCCATCGATACGGCGGCAGTTGGCTTAACCGTGCTGTGTGTGTCTGTAGGCCACGAACCTGACCCCGAGATCGAGGGTCTCCTCGCTGGTGGGGCCTGGACCGGGTTCGACGACGTTTCACGAGTACACGTTCGTGGGTGGGATCGGTCACGCAGCGATCAGCGCCACGCCGGTGACGGCGATCACGGCAGCACCGAGCCGGGAACGAAGACGCTCCTCGTGGAGCACGACACCACCCAGAAGAACCGCCACTATCGCCTGTGTGTTGATGATCGGCGAGGCGATGCTCGCCGGGGCGACATCGAACGCGAGGGCGGTGAGATGCTCGCCGACGACGGCGAACAGCGCGGTCGCGACGAACTTCGGCGCGTCACGCCGCGTGCCCTCCGGCCAGGATCGTATCGCGACGGGGGCCACGAGGAGGGCCATCCCTCCGAACAGTCCGAGCACCCACACCCGCGGTGGGATCGTGAACTCCTGGAGGATGACCCGTCGAGACACGTCGACGATCCCGAACAACATCGCACTCAGCAGGGCGAACTGCGCCGGTCGGTACGTCACCGTCTTCCGGAGCGGCACGAGCAACCCACCGCCGCGGTAGTTCATGAGGTAGACCGCGAACGTCGCTATCACGACGCCCGCGATCTGGACGGGCGAGAGATGCTCGCCGAGGAGCACGATTTCGAGTGGCAGGACGAAGACGGGAACGATCTTGCTCACCGGGGCGACGTAGGAGACGTCGCCGACCGCGAGTGCACGAAACATCGAGCCAGTCGCGAGCGCGGTGACCCCGATGACACCCAGCATGAACAGCCACGCGGTCGGCTCCAGCGATCCGGGCAGTAGCGGCGCGTTCGATGGAGTAGTCAGGACGGCGACTGGAAGGTACCAGCAGAACGCCGCGACGTTGATTCCCACGAGGATCACCGAGGCGGGGTAGCCAGCGAAGTACGACTTGATGACGAACAGGTAGCCACCCCAGACGAACGCCGCAAGTACGGCGAAGGCAACTCCCGGGCCACCGAAACCACCGATCATACCATATGTTCGATCGGCGGGGGCGTCCGCCTTCCCGTTTGCGAAGCGTGCCGATCGGTGTTGCGAGCGGGAGCGATCCGATCGGCCGCAGCCCGATTCACTCGTCCGTTTCGGGGGCACTCCGTCCGAGCGTGTGGAACTCCTCGTTCGGGCGGATGTCGGCGAACGTCGACATCCGGTTCGAGAGGTTGAAGAAGGCGGTCACGCTGGCGATGTCCCACGCCGCTTTCTCGGAAAAGCCCACCTCACGGAGCCGGTCTACGTCGCTCGAATCGATAGTGCCAGGGGATTCGGTGAGCTTCACCGCGACGTCGAGCATCGTGCGATGGGCCTCATTGAGATCCGCGGCACGGTGGTTGGCGGCGAGCTGATCGGCGAGTAGCGGATCGTCGGCGTAGATCCGTAGGAGCGCGCCGTGAGCGACGATGCAGTAGTAGCAGTCGTTCGCACCGCTGACCGCGACCACGATCATCTCGATCTCCTCGCGTTCGAGGGCCGTGTGCTCGACCAGCGCGTCGTGGTAGGCGAAGAAGGCCCGGAAGTGAGAGGGACGATACCCGAACGCCTGGAAGACGTTGGGGGTGAACCCGGCGTCTTCGGTTTCCTCGGCGATCCGTTCTTGGAGGTCGTCCGGGAGCTCCTCGACAGCGGGTGTCTCGAACTCGCGCATGGGATCGACCATGCCACACGGGCGGCGCGCTGGCGTTTAGCTGTTGTGCTGGTATCGTCCGGTGCCGGTCTGTCCGGCGGGCGTCGATCGGTGGCTTACTGGCCGGCGAACCACCGGTTGAACAGGAACAGTGCAGCGTAGCCGACGAGACCGACGACGAAGACGGTCGCGGGGATGACGAACGGTCCGAACGTTCGAAACAACACCTCCACGATCGTCTCGAACGCCGCCACCAGGCCAGCCATAGCGCGTCTTCGATGGCGGGTGGGTTAACTTCAGCCCTTGAGGAATCTGAGACGAGGAGGAAGCCCGCGCCTACGTTAATCACAGGCGCAGAGCCTCGCCCTTCAGAGCGGGGTACGCNGGGTTAACTTCAGCCCTTGAGGAATCTGAGACGAGGAGGAAGCCCGCGCCTACGTTAATCACAGGCGCAGAGCCTCGCCCTTCAGAGCGGGGTACGCACCGTAAACTGTGTCGTGGAAGGCCATAACCACCGAGAACAACTATTTCGCCTGGAAGGAGTGCCACCGTGTACGAAACGCTTACTACCATTCCGCGCCACAGTCTACATGGATGGTAAAGAGCACCCGTCACGCGACTTACGAACTCTATTACCATATAGTATTCATCCCGAAGTCTC
This portion of the Halococcus salifodinae DSM 8989 genome encodes:
- a CDS encoding four-helix bundle copper-binding protein — its product is MALQEIDHLDDDARECLDNCLESAQVCEWCADECASHGEEMAECIRLCRDVADIASLHARLMARDSAYSEDLAATCADVCEACADECESHDHDHCQACADVLRDCVESCRRMAS
- a CDS encoding permease; its protein translation is MAIVDGLVEAGRFVAEMTWKTWWALVLGFTIAGAVQAFVTEERMTDLLGGRGLRALGLGSFFGFLSSSCSFGAVATTKSIFKKGASPEASFGAFQFASTNLVIEIGLVMWILLGWQFVAADVFGGILMILLLAGITKYVVPDEWFAAARENLGDEGARDPVCGMEVDPEEEDTYSVETDDGTEYFCSQSCKETYRNRDTDDTWRDKLLTREGWKNAFRNAIGEWDMLWKDIAAGFVVAALIAAFVPESFWTGLFSLAPEGTFAWVALGSVIGVAVGVLTFVCSVANIPFAVVLWNAGIPFGGVMSFIFADLIVPHIVNMYRKYYGARLAAVLFVSIFTLAAVSGVVIHYTWATVGLIPQPGSAGGTAPSGYATILNVVFSAVFLAEIYVTFFESSGGDEGTMAHAD
- a CDS encoding winged helix-turn-helix transcriptional regulator — its product is MRGLDDTDREILDLLTDDARRPYREIADRVDLSPPAVSDRVDRLRELGVIRGFTLDLDRSLLDAGRHVLVELRVRPATLDDVRAAIEAATPVEHVFTTADARIVFDATLDGRDVRDLLVETIDLDTVREYDVRPLSSTSWTPRIGDAVFAPECVECDNTVDEEGTTARLDDELYHFCCPSCESQFTERYESLREGAAD
- a CDS encoding IS200/IS605 family transposase, which produces MRRTNTFEVVPMSETDEELLRRVMDATASLWNELTYERRQQLFDGETVWETEDYRKRYIGVLGSASAQQAIRKNDQAWKGFFDSDEPDKGLPGYWGNEDEGRELRWYGRNDQYTIQWGDRSRLEIPVGKDLKDEYGLSGRLRLEVRGEPRWDGKQCQLEIQYDEQRGQFRAYQPVEVADLHPRLGTPVADESAALDIGANNLVACTTTTGEQYLYAARDQFERFRSTTQEIARLQSKLRDGRYTSKRIRRLYRQRTMRRDHMQDALARDLMQRLHEQGVSTVYVGALTDILETHWSVESNAKTHNFWAFGAFIDRLETTAEEFGIGVVERSEAWTSQECPQCGATERTTRHRDTLTCECGFEGHADLVASKTFLQRQTTVARPMARPVRYEWNDHEWSGMSHPHESSKVARTNPQVAPVGEGANARRDPTGGIPRL
- a CDS encoding DUF5789 family protein produces the protein MSQAVKLGRIAPVPAELEYPVSREAVVDQLGETTVLLADGEVNFGDLIDEANEDTFDSHDSLVLETMNLLPLDIHHTTKVVGFLRWGLVGH
- a CDS encoding DMT family transporter, with protein sequence MIGGFGGPGVAFAVLAAFVWGGYLFVIKSYFAGYPASVILVGINVAAFCWYLPVAVLTTPSNAPLLPGSLEPTAWLFMLGVIGVTALATGSMFRALAVGDVSYVAPVSKIVPVFVLPLEIVLLGEHLSPVQIAGVVIATFAVYLMNYRGGGLLVPLRKTVTYRPAQFALLSAMLFGIVDVSRRVILQEFTIPPRVWVLGLFGGMALLVAPVAIRSWPEGTRRDAPKFVATALFAVVGEHLTALAFDVAPASIASPIINTQAIVAVLLGGVVLHEERLRSRLGAAVIAVTGVALIAA
- a CDS encoding peroxidase-related enzyme (This protein belongs to a clade of uncharacterized proteins related to peroxidases such as the alkylhydroperoxidase AhpD.), which encodes MREFETPAVEELPDDLQERIAEETEDAGFTPNVFQAFGYRPSHFRAFFAYHDALVEHTALEREEIEMIVVAVSGANDCYYCIVAHGALLRIYADDPLLADQLAANHRAADLNEAHRTMLDVAVKLTESPGTIDSSDVDRLREVGFSEKAAWDIASVTAFFNLSNRMSTFADIRPNEEFHTLGRSAPETDE